One Rhodococcus sp. P1Y DNA window includes the following coding sequences:
- a CDS encoding 3-ketosteroid-delta-1-dehydrogenase → MAKNKKPLQQTAVQDIEVDLLVIGSGTGMAAALTAHELGLSALVVEKTQYVGGSTARSGGAFWLPANKLLTGAAGDSRARAGDYLRAVVGDTAPADRSEAFLDSASATMDMLSRTTPMKFFWAEGYSDYHPELDGGSAVGRTCECKPFDLSVLGSELERLRPGLMEAGLPMPVTGADYKWMNLLTRKPAKAFPRILKRLATGVGGLLIGRRYVAGGQALAAGLYAGVLTAGIPVWTNTTLVRLVESGDRVTGAVVAQDGREVTVTARRGVVLATGGFDHDMTMRRKFQSENLVDDISLGADGNTGDGIRVGQDVGADIDLMDQSWWFPAVAPLPGKAPGVLLAERSLPGSFIVDQNGKRFINESQDYMSFGQRLLELERLGERVESMWLVFDQRYRNSYILAAELFPRMPLPASWFSAGIAHKAPDADGLARSVGLPVEAFRNTLEVFNDSARTGSDHEFLRGNSAYDRYYGDPTIGPNPNLRPLTDGPFYAVKVVLSDLGTCGGLRADERARVLREDRSVVNGLYAIGNTAANAFGHSYPGAGATIGQGLVFGYLAAHAAAES, encoded by the coding sequence ATGGCAAAGAACAAGAAGCCGCTGCAGCAGACGGCCGTACAGGATATAGAGGTCGATCTTCTCGTCATCGGATCCGGTACAGGTATGGCTGCAGCCCTGACGGCCCACGAACTCGGATTGTCCGCTTTGGTCGTGGAGAAGACCCAGTACGTCGGTGGGTCGACCGCCCGATCGGGCGGAGCCTTCTGGTTGCCTGCCAACAAATTGCTCACAGGTGCTGCAGGAGATTCACGCGCTCGTGCAGGCGATTACCTGCGCGCGGTGGTCGGCGATACTGCTCCAGCTGATCGGAGTGAAGCTTTTCTCGACAGCGCATCGGCCACGATGGACATGCTGTCGCGAACAACTCCTATGAAGTTCTTCTGGGCGGAGGGTTACTCGGACTATCACCCTGAGCTCGACGGCGGATCGGCTGTTGGAAGGACCTGCGAATGCAAGCCTTTCGACCTTTCGGTTCTGGGATCGGAACTCGAACGCTTGCGTCCGGGGCTGATGGAGGCGGGTCTACCGATGCCCGTCACGGGTGCCGACTACAAATGGATGAACTTGCTCACGCGTAAGCCCGCCAAAGCATTTCCGAGAATCCTGAAGCGATTGGCGACCGGCGTCGGAGGACTCCTCATCGGCCGTCGCTACGTGGCGGGTGGGCAGGCGCTCGCTGCGGGTCTGTACGCCGGAGTTCTGACGGCCGGTATTCCCGTATGGACGAACACCACCCTCGTTCGACTTGTCGAGTCCGGGGATCGGGTGACCGGAGCTGTTGTAGCCCAGGACGGCCGTGAAGTCACGGTCACTGCTAGGCGTGGTGTGGTTTTGGCGACCGGCGGGTTCGATCACGACATGACGATGCGCCGAAAGTTCCAGTCCGAGAATTTGGTCGACGACATCAGTCTGGGCGCCGATGGAAACACCGGGGATGGAATCAGGGTCGGGCAGGACGTCGGAGCAGACATCGATTTGATGGACCAGTCGTGGTGGTTTCCCGCTGTTGCGCCACTGCCGGGCAAAGCGCCAGGGGTGCTGCTCGCGGAACGATCGCTGCCGGGATCGTTCATCGTCGACCAGAACGGCAAGCGGTTCATCAACGAGTCCCAGGATTACATGTCGTTCGGTCAACGCCTGTTGGAATTGGAGCGCCTGGGAGAGCGCGTGGAATCGATGTGGTTGGTGTTCGATCAGCGCTACCGAAACAGCTACATTCTGGCAGCCGAGCTCTTCCCGCGAATGCCACTTCCTGCGAGCTGGTTCTCGGCCGGAATCGCACACAAAGCACCGGATGCCGACGGGCTTGCCCGGTCGGTCGGACTGCCGGTCGAGGCGTTCCGAAACACTCTAGAGGTGTTCAACGACTCGGCCCGGACAGGTTCCGATCACGAATTCCTCAGAGGAAACAGCGCTTACGATCGTTACTACGGTGACCCGACGATCGGCCCGAATCCCAACCTACGTCCACTGACCGACGGTCCATTCTATGCGGTGAAGGTGGTCCTCAGCGATCTAGGCACGTGTGGCGGACTCCGTGCCGACGAACGCGCGCGAGTTCTCCGTGAAGATCGGAGCGTCGTGAACGGCCTGTACGCGATCGGCAATACCGCTGCGAACGCCTTCGGTCATTCGTACCCCGGGGCAGGAGCCACCATCGGTCAAGGTTTGGTGTTCGGCTATCTCGCCGCACATGCGGCGGCGGAAAGCTGA
- a CDS encoding FAD-dependent oxidoreductase has product MSEWDSEYDVVVVGSGGGALTGAYASAARGARTAVLEKTDRLGGTSAYSGGALWLPGTSVQERSDAGDSTESARVYLRAVVGDSELQRQEAFVTTAQAVVDLLENDPNMELEWRPFPDYYARPGRQAVGRAIHAVDLPSAVIGDRRTSIRAELHVDRVGGVHPDEVLTGGRALIGRLTMAIEGTGKADLCLNTAVTSLILEDGRVVGVEALRDGVPQRIKAARGVLLAAGGIEGNVDLRSESGTPGRAEWSMGPQGANTGDLLIAAREVGAATALLDQAWFCPGVELPDGSAAFMVGVRGGVLVDSAGERYLNESLPYDQFGRAMIARDEKVPAVPSFLIFDSREGGPSLPAMSIPEVPAQDHFAAGTWVQADTLDALAAQIGVPIDAVMSSVARFNDFAKKGIDEDFARGEDPYDRFFCPPAGPDQPNAALRPIDTAPFYAARIVTSDLGTKGGVETDTEGRVRNVSGGVIPGLYAAGNTAASLTGKFYPGPGVPLGTAMVFAFRAVTDMLE; this is encoded by the coding sequence ATGTCCGAATGGGATTCCGAATACGATGTCGTTGTCGTGGGTTCGGGAGGCGGAGCGCTCACCGGTGCCTACGCCTCGGCAGCACGTGGCGCGCGAACGGCCGTTCTGGAGAAAACCGACCGACTCGGGGGTACCTCTGCATATTCCGGTGGTGCGCTGTGGTTGCCCGGAACCAGCGTGCAGGAGCGATCCGACGCAGGCGACTCCACTGAATCGGCGCGCGTCTATCTCCGTGCTGTCGTAGGCGATTCGGAACTTCAGCGACAGGAAGCGTTCGTCACCACGGCGCAGGCCGTGGTCGACTTGCTCGAGAACGATCCGAACATGGAATTGGAATGGCGACCGTTTCCCGACTACTACGCCCGACCAGGACGCCAAGCCGTCGGCCGGGCTATCCACGCGGTGGACCTGCCAAGCGCCGTGATCGGCGATCGGAGAACATCCATTCGTGCTGAGTTGCACGTCGACCGAGTGGGCGGTGTGCACCCGGACGAGGTATTGACTGGTGGCAGGGCGTTGATCGGTCGGCTCACCATGGCCATCGAAGGCACTGGAAAGGCCGACCTGTGCCTGAACACCGCCGTGACTTCCTTGATCCTGGAGGATGGAAGGGTCGTGGGCGTCGAAGCACTGCGCGACGGCGTGCCACAACGGATCAAGGCCGCGCGAGGTGTTCTTCTGGCCGCAGGCGGTATCGAGGGGAACGTCGACCTGCGATCGGAGTCGGGTACGCCGGGGCGCGCGGAATGGAGCATGGGCCCGCAGGGCGCAAACACCGGCGACTTGCTCATTGCCGCCCGGGAGGTCGGCGCGGCCACAGCGCTGTTGGATCAGGCTTGGTTCTGCCCCGGCGTCGAACTACCCGACGGATCAGCTGCGTTCATGGTGGGCGTACGCGGCGGTGTTCTGGTCGATTCGGCCGGCGAGCGTTACCTCAATGAATCGCTGCCCTACGACCAGTTCGGTCGGGCGATGATTGCTCGAGACGAGAAAGTCCCCGCAGTGCCATCGTTCTTGATATTCGATTCACGCGAGGGCGGGCCTTCTCTTCCGGCGATGTCGATTCCGGAGGTACCTGCCCAGGACCACTTTGCCGCTGGCACGTGGGTCCAGGCGGACACCCTCGATGCGCTCGCGGCCCAGATCGGAGTCCCGATCGACGCAGTGATGTCGAGCGTGGCCCGATTCAACGACTTCGCCAAGAAGGGGATCGACGAGGACTTCGCTCGCGGCGAGGATCCGTACGATCGGTTCTTCTGTCCGCCCGCGGGACCTGATCAACCCAATGCTGCATTGCGGCCGATCGATACCGCACCCTTTTACGCTGCCCGGATCGTCACGAGCGATCTAGGAACGAAAGGCGGGGTCGAGACGGATACGGAGGGGCGCGTTCGGAACGTGAGCGGCGGGGTCATTCCTGGTCTGTACGCGGCTGGGAACACGGCAGCATCGCTCACCGGCAAGTTCTATCCGGGCCCAGGGGTTCCGCTCGGTACCGCCATGGTGTTCGCCTTTCGGGCGGTGACAGACATGCTCGAGTGA
- a CDS encoding SDR family NAD(P)-dependent oxidoreductase: protein MNRYIGRRALITGGGSGIGQATVLRLLAEGGSVVAADISEAGLHDTLTRAGEVGGRLTTVVVDISSEASVREAVGSAVSTLGGLDVLVNAAGILRSSHTEDTPLELFETVIRVNLTGTFLMVREAIPALSAGDGPAVVNFSSTSAGFAHPYMAAYAASKGGIQSMTHALAAEYSKRGIRFNCVQPGSISSGMTDGSGQSGQSVGPGLPEDADWSLFTKLQPILGSGFAGPESVAGVVAMLASADGAFITGTEVRVDGGTHA from the coding sequence ATGAACCGCTACATAGGCAGGCGCGCACTGATTACCGGGGGCGGTTCGGGTATCGGGCAAGCCACGGTCCTTCGACTTCTCGCCGAGGGTGGGTCCGTCGTTGCTGCGGACATCAGCGAAGCCGGCCTGCACGACACCCTCACTAGGGCGGGCGAAGTCGGGGGCCGGTTGACCACTGTGGTGGTCGACATCTCGTCCGAGGCATCTGTCCGCGAGGCGGTCGGCTCTGCGGTGTCCACTCTCGGCGGCCTCGATGTGTTGGTCAACGCTGCGGGAATCCTGCGCTCGTCGCATACCGAGGACACTCCGCTCGAACTTTTCGAAACGGTCATCCGCGTCAACTTGACCGGAACGTTCTTGATGGTTCGTGAGGCAATTCCCGCTCTGTCAGCCGGCGACGGTCCTGCAGTGGTCAACTTCAGCTCGACTTCGGCCGGATTCGCGCATCCCTACATGGCCGCATACGCAGCCAGCAAAGGCGGCATCCAGTCGATGACGCATGCACTGGCTGCGGAATACTCGAAGCGCGGTATTCGATTCAATTGTGTTCAGCCCGGATCGATCTCGTCCGGAATGACCGACGGCAGCGGACAGAGCGGGCAAAGTGTCGGTCCCGGGCTGCCCGAGGATGCCGACTGGAGCTTGTTCACGAAATTGCAGCCCATTCTCGGATCAGGCTTCGCCGGTCCTGAATCGGTGGCTGGGGTTGTCGCAATGCTCGCGAGCGCCGACGGCGCCTTCATCACCGGCACCGAGGTGCGGGTCGACGGCGGCACCCACGCCTGA
- a CDS encoding alpha/beta fold hydrolase encodes MTSELDHDSTLREVDTELGVLRYHEAGDGPPLLLLHGSGPGVTGWRNYRGVLADLASRFHCYVLEFPGFGVSDPGPGHPMMMAQQSVGLFLDALDLGAVRVIGNSMGGIVGVNVAKDEPRRVSKLVTIGGVGRPVLSSGPSEGIKLLMEFTDDPTRENLIRWLRAMVFDPSLVTESLIEERFALATEPTTLEIARRMYSSAAFGAAMKASASAPGAPYWSQLGRVEAPTLLTWGRDDRVSPVDMALIPMRDIPNGELHVFPNCGHWAMIEAREAWLGAVIEFLER; translated from the coding sequence ATGACGAGTGAACTGGATCACGATTCGACGTTGCGGGAAGTCGACACCGAGTTGGGTGTATTGCGTTACCACGAGGCCGGAGATGGTCCCCCATTGCTCCTGCTACACGGTTCAGGACCTGGGGTAACCGGTTGGCGGAACTACCGTGGCGTACTCGCAGACCTTGCGTCTCGATTCCATTGCTACGTTTTGGAATTCCCGGGTTTCGGGGTATCGGATCCAGGGCCTGGCCACCCGATGATGATGGCCCAGCAATCAGTAGGTCTGTTCCTCGACGCGCTCGATCTCGGCGCAGTCCGGGTGATCGGCAACTCGATGGGTGGCATCGTCGGGGTCAACGTCGCGAAGGACGAACCGCGTCGGGTGAGCAAGCTTGTGACTATCGGCGGCGTGGGACGTCCGGTGCTCTCGAGTGGTCCAAGTGAAGGCATCAAGCTCCTGATGGAGTTCACCGACGACCCCACCCGAGAGAATTTGATCCGCTGGCTCCGTGCCATGGTGTTCGACCCGTCGTTGGTTACCGAGTCACTGATCGAGGAGCGTTTCGCACTTGCTACGGAGCCGACAACGCTCGAAATTGCACGTCGCATGTACAGCAGCGCTGCGTTCGGAGCAGCCATGAAGGCTTCGGCCTCGGCGCCGGGTGCGCCGTACTGGTCGCAACTCGGCCGGGTGGAAGCTCCGACTCTGTTGACCTGGGGTCGCGACGACCGCGTCAGTCCGGTCGATATGGCGTTGATTCCTATGCGAGACATCCCGAACGGCGAGTTGCATGTATTCCCCAATTGCGGCCACTGGGCAATGATCGAGGCACGCGAGGCGTGGCTCGGGGCCGTGATCGAGTTCTTGGAGCGTTAG
- a CDS encoding flavin-containing monooxygenase gives MTSTTTGPTYELSGNDVTLDDVIESCNPGALLLSMVHITGDLGLVDEFEALIKAAKSDATSAVGTHYVASGSTTLPYGTYPDSVASAVRERAREILAGDLDPRLMELDEDLFKRLASLCSATEVTDEFVPILMEQAGFRLAQRVVPVTRRPPAAMDVIVVGAGMIGLNAAVKLQDAGFAFRVFEARDDIGGTWSRNTYPGAAVDTPSHYYSYSFELNPDWSRYYPSGPEYLKYMKAVVHKYDLARHIQLSTAVDGARWIEQDQQWEVVTRAADGSMETHRSRALVTALGVLSAPNVPDVPGLDTFAGDLVHSAEWRDVDLSGKRVVVLGTGCTSVQLVTNIVDEVGSLDVVVRTPHWIVPEKAVENDVPAGELWAMRYLPFYQQWFRFRAFWLASDNLYPIPRIDPEWAKDHLSVSKVNDNVMQVSLRYLQDSFSDRPDLIEKLTPDFRPYAKRIVKDPGFFAALKRDNVTLHRASFESVRPDGVVTTEGTFIPADVILLATGFTVEYATSLDIVGRDDKRLADVWRNGDDPRAYLGIQVPHFPNLFVTAGPNAAPNHGGGHNITSEEHVHYIVECLQYLVENEYESMDVGVEAMDRYNDAVDDALDKTVWAHPGKEVTGYYRNTAGRPIVPCPWRIVDYWTMLREPDPSKFSFTARASAEPSADSRSRQL, from the coding sequence ATGACCAGCACAACAACAGGGCCGACTTACGAACTGTCGGGCAACGATGTGACGCTCGACGACGTGATCGAATCCTGCAACCCGGGTGCGTTACTTCTCTCGATGGTGCACATCACAGGCGATCTCGGACTGGTGGACGAGTTCGAAGCATTGATCAAGGCTGCCAAGTCGGATGCGACGTCCGCCGTGGGTACGCACTACGTTGCGTCGGGTTCGACGACGTTGCCCTACGGCACCTACCCTGATTCGGTTGCAAGTGCCGTTCGTGAACGTGCGCGCGAGATACTGGCCGGTGACCTCGATCCGCGGCTGATGGAGCTGGACGAAGACCTGTTCAAGAGACTCGCGTCTCTGTGCAGCGCGACCGAGGTGACTGACGAGTTCGTCCCGATACTGATGGAGCAGGCTGGATTTCGGCTTGCGCAGCGGGTGGTTCCGGTCACCAGGAGACCACCTGCTGCCATGGATGTCATTGTTGTCGGCGCCGGAATGATCGGTCTCAACGCTGCCGTCAAACTACAGGATGCCGGATTCGCATTTCGTGTCTTCGAGGCTCGTGACGACATCGGTGGCACCTGGTCGCGAAACACCTACCCGGGCGCCGCAGTAGACACCCCGAGTCACTACTACTCGTACTCGTTCGAGCTCAACCCCGACTGGTCTCGCTACTACCCCTCGGGACCGGAATATTTGAAGTACATGAAAGCAGTCGTCCACAAGTACGACCTGGCACGTCATATTCAACTGTCGACCGCTGTGGACGGTGCTCGTTGGATAGAGCAGGACCAGCAATGGGAGGTCGTCACCCGCGCTGCCGACGGATCGATGGAAACACACCGAAGTCGAGCTTTGGTAACCGCTCTCGGGGTTCTCAGTGCACCGAACGTACCGGATGTTCCTGGCTTGGATACGTTCGCAGGTGACCTGGTGCACAGCGCAGAGTGGCGTGATGTCGATCTGAGTGGCAAGCGTGTCGTCGTGTTGGGAACAGGATGCACCTCGGTGCAGTTGGTCACCAACATCGTCGACGAGGTGGGCTCACTCGACGTTGTAGTGCGCACGCCACACTGGATCGTTCCCGAGAAGGCCGTGGAGAACGACGTTCCTGCCGGCGAACTATGGGCGATGCGGTATCTCCCGTTCTACCAGCAGTGGTTCCGTTTTCGAGCGTTCTGGCTGGCGTCGGACAACCTGTACCCAATACCGCGAATCGACCCTGAGTGGGCCAAGGATCACCTGTCCGTATCGAAGGTCAACGACAACGTCATGCAGGTATCGCTACGCTACCTGCAAGATTCGTTCAGCGATCGGCCCGACTTGATCGAGAAGCTGACACCGGACTTCCGGCCGTACGCCAAGCGCATCGTCAAGGACCCGGGATTCTTCGCGGCGTTGAAGCGCGACAACGTGACGCTCCACCGGGCCTCGTTCGAGAGCGTTCGGCCAGACGGAGTCGTCACGACGGAGGGGACTTTCATTCCCGCCGATGTCATCCTGTTGGCCACCGGATTCACCGTGGAATACGCTACCTCCTTGGACATTGTCGGCCGCGATGACAAGCGACTTGCCGACGTGTGGAGGAACGGCGACGACCCGCGGGCGTACCTCGGCATACAGGTTCCGCACTTTCCCAACCTGTTCGTCACCGCTGGGCCGAATGCGGCCCCCAATCACGGTGGTGGACACAACATCACCAGTGAAGAGCATGTGCACTACATCGTGGAGTGCTTGCAGTATCTCGTCGAGAACGAATACGAATCGATGGACGTCGGCGTCGAAGCTATGGATCGGTACAACGACGCGGTCGATGACGCGTTGGACAAGACCGTGTGGGCTCATCCGGGCAAGGAGGTCACCGGTTACTACCGCAACACCGCCGGACGGCCGATCGTCCCGTGTCCTTGGCGGATTGTCGACTACTGGACCATGCTGCGCGAACCCGATCCGAGCAAGTTTTCTTTCACTGCACGCGCATCCGCCGAGCCCTCGGCGGATAGTCGGTCTCGTCAGCTCTGA